In the genome of Aspergillus flavus chromosome 8, complete sequence, one region contains:
- a CDS encoding putative multidrug resistance protein has translation MTVVSAAAMIPLSFLEHTRSPRPSDLLTIFLVLTILCDIVLTRTSWLAGSQSWQIGDACIQTAAVVVKCIILAVESKSKDNCIMNHSGVEHSPEETSGLLSLAFFSWLNPLFLQGYRENLRVDSLYALDEKLKAKTMFSNLATTLNGMPFPRGFARTLAKELIGPFLLPVTPRLAMLGFTFSQPFFINALVANIAESNSVSAVNDGYGLIGACVLIYGGIALSTSLYSYYSLRALHMLRACLVSVIYQKMLESDTNTLDNGTTVTLMSTDIERIMTGWMDIHSVWASVIEIALGCYLLHSQLGMAFLSPIIVILVCFSGMACVSAKAGNSQSAWMEKIENRVSMITTLLANIKPCKISRMASEFARILQTARDEEIQVGSHFRWLQVIAATLAYTPMCLSPVVAFAFAGQHLNVAGFFTSLSFLTLVTSPLTAIFQQIPGVIAGFTCLSRILLFLEGDIRSDRRTVFRLQDNQKPAASSAPSAALVSVTNGHFGWTQTHSVLRNINFNVPRGQLTVVVGPVACGKSTLCKAILGEVPFVEGEVLLTSRIPSVGYCAQTPFLSNLSIRDNIIGFSPFHPGKYQEIITATALGPDIAMLPAGHDTIVGSCGAMLSGGQKQRVSLARALYQETPLLLLDDTLTGLDQATEAEVFARTLGVEGFIRRRGTTVILFTSSRRYLSSADHIITVGKDGTIREPGHETELLEQKDELFNPEKNTETAFPASTDSNASAKQQSHNMVVKGKASQNLHVQASQVRDLDVYTHYFGTIRTAVLVTFALSCTLFGFGGSFPTVWISFWSSNSYNAPNAFYIGIYSLLSFLQLLGFFLAALMALGPMVTDAGSKLHSNALTTVIRAPLRFFTDTDTGAITSLFSQDITIIDGELPERLFNITAGLCGIIGAACVIAVASPWLALVYPVLVIIFWIVQRLYLRTSKQLRFLDLEAKGPLYANFMETTQGITTIRAFGWTTQKLEHNHYLLDQSQRPSYLLGVIQFWLLLTANLITTGIATSLTVLATQLRTDPGFTGASAVTLMTFSGLVTIFIRDYTAFETSLGAVSRLKSLSDNVKAEAREGEDLHPDEQWPKKGSIEIERLSASYDDVPVNHPSGESHPNLILKDLSLTIAPGEKIAICGRTGSGKSSLVLLLLRLLDPIYSPSAKLTIDDIPIQHVDRSTLRERIIGVPQDAVFLPNGNTVKDNLDPSGLATEDECLSVLSTVNLDGLANGSHGLHTPLTTNHLSGGQKKLFGLGRAILRRIIRDRATTDTESHGGILILDEISSGVDAATERTMHEIISHQFADYTVLEVVHGLDIVPHFFDRVIVIENGSIVESGSPAELLQRPSSWFKQLLLMNSACDQP, from the exons ATGACTGTTGTCAGTGCGGCAGCGATgattcctctttcttttctggagCACACAAGGTCGCCGCGGCCGTCTGACCTACTGACGATCTTCCTAGTGCTAACAATTCTGTGTGATATCGTATTGACTCGGACATCCTGGTTGGCCGGTAGTCAGTCTTGGCAAATAGGTGATGCATGCATCCAGACGgcagcagtagtagtaaaGTGCATCATCCTTGCGGTGGAATCGAAAAGTAAGGACAACTGCATAATGAATCACTCTGGAGTGGAGCACAGTCCGGAGGAGACCAGCGGTCTCTTGTCTCTGGcattcttttcttggctCAACCCTCTCTTTTTGCAGGGATACCGAGAAAATCTCCGGGTAGACAGTTTGTACGCTCTCGATGAAAAGCTGAAAGCAAAGACTATGTTCTCCAACCTTGCCACAACACTCAATGGTATGCCATTTCCTCGGGGTTTCGCGAGGACACTCGCAAAGGAGTTGATCGGTCCATTTCTTCTCCCGGTGACTCCTCGGCTAGCGATGTTAGGATTCACATTCTCTCagcccttcttcatcaatgcaTTGGTGGCAAACATTGCAGAATCCAACAGCGTCTCCGCGGTGAACGATGGCTATGGACTGATTGGTGCTTGTGTTTTAATCTACGGGGGCATTGCGCTGTCCACTTCCTTGTATTCATATTACTCCCTGAGAGCCTTGCACATGCTTCGTGCATGTTTAGTTTCTGTCATCTACCAGAAGATGTTGGAATCGGACACAAATACTCTGGACAACGGTACAACAGTCACACTGATGAGTACCGACATTGAGCGCATAATGACCGGGTGGATGGATATTCACTCCGTCTGGGCGAGTGTGATTGAAATTGCGCTTGGCTGCTATCTTCTCCATTCGCAGCTAGGCATGGCATTCCTTTCCCCAATTATTGTGATACTAGTTTGCTTTTCAGGCATGGCTTGTGTCAGTGCTAAAGCTGGGAACAGCCAGTCGGCGtggatggagaagattgagaacCGGGTTTCCATGATTACAACGCTCCTGGCTAACATAAAGCCCTGTAAGATCTCCAGAATGGCCTCAGAGTTCGCCCGCATCCTCCAAACTGCACGTGACGAGGAGATCCAGGTTGGAAGCCACTTTCGCTGGCTTCAAGTAATCGCCGCGACACTTGCATACACTCCCATGTGTCTTTCGCCGGTTGTTGCCTTTGCTTTTGCCGGTCAGCACTTGAATGTCGCGGGCTTCTTCACTTCCCTGTCATTCTTGACCCTCGTCACCTCGCCTCTCACGGCTATTTTCCAACAAATTCCTGGCGTCATCGCAGGCTTTACGTGTCTCTCCCGTATCCTCCTGTTTCTCGAGGGGGACATTAGATCCGATCGCCGGACCGTTTTCAGACTACAAGATAATCAAAAGCCCGCGGCTTCCTCTGCTCCGTCTGCTGCCCTTGTATCTGTCACCAACGGCCATTTTGGCTGGACGCAAACGCATTCTGTGCTCCGAAACATCAACTTTAATGTTCCGCGAGGCCAGCTCACCGTCGTGGTTGGTCCTGTAGCCTGTGGAAAGTCAACCCTCTGCAAGGCAATTCTCGGCGAAGTGCCCTTTGTGGAAGGAGAAGTCCTATTGACTTCTCGCATCCCGTCGGTTGGGTATTGTGCCCAGACTCCATTTTTATCCAACCTCAGCATCCGGGACAACATCATTGGGTTTTCCCCCTTCCACCCAGGGAAATATCAAGAGATCATTACGGCCACAGCTCTTGGTCCAGATATAGCAATGCTACCAGCAGGGCATGACACTATTGTTGGCAGCTGCGGGGCCATGCTAAGTGGTGGGCAGAAGCAGCGAGTGTCCTTAGCTCGTGCGCTATACCAGGAGACTCCTCTGTTACTCCTTGACGACACTCTTACCGGACTCGACCAGGCTACAGAAGCCGAGGTATTCGCCCGCACTCTTGGTGTAGAAGGGTTTATTCGCCGGCGAGGAACGACTGTCATTCTATTCACCAGTTCCAGGCGGTATCTGTCGTCAGCGGATCATATCATTACGGTCGGAAAAGATGGTACTATACGTGAACCCGGCCACGAGACGGAGCTCCTTGAGCAGAAGGACGAGCTTTTCAATCCTGAGAAGAATACAGAAACAGCTTTTCCAGCCAGTACAGATAGCAACGCCTCAGCTAAACAGCAGAGTCACAATATGGTGGTCAAAGGCAAGGCAAGCCAAAACCTCCACGTTCAGGCCAGCCAAGTAAGAGATCTTGATGTGTATACACACTACTTCGGCACGATACGCACAGCTGTCTTGGTAACCTTCGCGCTATCCTGTACATTGTTTGGGTTCGGTGGTAGCTTTCCCACCGTTTGGATTAGCTTTTGGTCCTCGAACTCCTACAACGCCCCGAACGCGTTCTATATTGGCATTTACAGCCTTCTGAgcttcctccagcttctcgGCTTTTTCTTGGCCGCTCTTATGGCCCTGGGCCCTATGGTTACAGACGCAGGATCAAAGCTTCACTCTAATGCCCTCACAACAGTCATTCGCGCCCCATTGCGCTTCTTTACTGACACAGACACTGGGGCTATCACCAGCCTGTTCTCACAAGACATAACCATCATTGATGGTGAGCTTCCCGAACGCTTGTTCAATATCACAGCCGGCCTTTGTGGTATTATAGGGGCGGCGTGTGTGATTGCTGTCGCCTCTCCGTGGCTGGCCCTGGTGTACCCGGTATTAGTGATAATATTTTGGATCGTCCAGCGACTATATCTCAGAACCTCGAAACAATTAAGATTTTTAGACCTCGAGGCCAAAGGCCCCTTATA TGCCAACTTCATGGAGACAACCCAGGGCATAACAACGATCCGGGCCTTCGGGTGGACCACTCAGAAGCTTGAACATAATCACTATCTGCTCGATCAGTCACAGCGTCCATCCTATCTTCTTGGAGTGATCCAGTTCTGGTTACTTCTGACAGCGAATCTTATCACAACCGGTATCGCAACCTCATTGACAGTGCTCGCCACACAGCTCCGAACAGATCCTGGATTTACTGGTGCCTCTGCCGTGACCCTCATGACGTTTAGTGGACTTGTCACTATCTTCATCCGAGATTATACCGCTTTCGAGACCTCACTTGGAGCTGTGAGCCGTCTGAAAAGTCTGAGTGATAATGTCAAGGCAGAGGCCCGGGAAGGGGAAGATCTCCACCCAGACGAGCAATGGCCCAAAAAGGGCAGCATTGAAATCGAGAGACTTTCGGCTTCCTACGA TGATGTTCCTGTGAACCATCCATCGGGCGAATCACACCCCAACCTTATATTGAAAGATCTCAGCCTCACAATCGCTCCCGGCGAAAAAATTGCAATCTGCGGACGCACCGGGAG TGGCAAGTCGTCTCTTGTCCTTCTACTGCTCCGTCTCCTAGATCCAATATATAGTCCATCCGCAAAGCTCACAATTGACGACATACCAATCCAGCATGTTGACCGTTCAACTTTACGTGAACGTATCATCGGAGTGCCACAAGATGCAGTATTCCTCCCCAACGGCAACACTGTGAAGGATAATCTCGACCCATCAGGCCTAGCCACTGAAGATGAATGTCTCTCGGTGCTTAGTACAGTCAACCTGGACGGATTGGCTAATGGGTCACATGGTCTCCATACACCCCTAACGACGAATCACCTCAGTGGCGGGCAGAAAAAGCTATTCGGCTTGGGGCGCGCAATCCTACGTCGTATCATAAGGGATCGAGCTACAACAGATACAGAGAGTCATGGGGGCATATTGATACTTGATGAAATTAGCAGTGGAGTTGATGCGGCCACTGAGAGAACCATGCATGAGATAATTTCCCATCAGTTTGCGGACTACACGGTTCTCGAGGTGGTGCACGGGCTGGATATCGTGCCACACTTCTTTGACCGCGTAATCGTTATAGAAAACGGTTCCATTGTGGAGAGTGGGTCCCCAGCAGAGCTGCTCCAGAGGCCAAGCAGTTGGTTCAAGCAGCTTCTTCTCATGAATAGCGCCTGTGATCAGCCATAA